DNA sequence from the Paenibacillus azoreducens genome:
CTTGATCATGCATTTGATATTTTGAGCGGAGATGTCTTCACCTCCGTTGGTTTGAATGCCGATTGAGAAAAAAAACTTCAGTTCAAATATGCCTCTTGGCGTACGAATGTACTTATTTTTAACCGCGCGGCTCACTGTGGACTCGTGTAAATCAAGCTTTTGCGCGATGTTTCTCAAAGTCATCGGTCTAATTCCCGACGCCGTTCCATTCATAAAACCAGCCTGTTCCTCCACAATGGCCGTAATTACTTTTAACAGCGTTTGATTACGTTGGTTCAAGCTGCGCAGCAGCCAATGAGCCTCCTTTATTTTTTCTTCATAAAAGCGAGAAACCGCTATATCGTTAAGACCGCCAACCATGTGAAGATATTCTTTATTAACGCTGACTTTTACGTGATCCCGGTGATTCAGCTCGATGACAAACTGGTTGCTGTTCATATAGACATGGGCATCGACGATGATGTTTTGCTCCTCATCCGCTACAAACGCTAGACCGGGACGTGGATTGAGTGTGCGAATGTATGTTAGGATTCTAGACACTTGCAACGGTTCGATGTTTAACTCTTTGGAAATTTTGTCGGTTCTGCCTTTGGAAAGGTCTTGCAAATAACCTGAAACCACCTCCAATGCCCCTTTTATTGCTTGCGGATCCCTTTCTATTTGAATCGTTAGACATTCCTGCAATGTTCTCCCTCCAACACCAGGGGGGTCCAACGATTGAAGCGTCCTGAGCGCGGTTTCCATAACATCGCTCGGCAAATTCAGCTTTTGAGCAGCTTCCTTCATACTTACTGCCAAATAACCAGCCTCGTTCAAGTTACCGGCCAAATAGGAAAACGCTTTAAATTGTTCCAAGGAATAGTCCGTCATTCGAAATTGGTGCATCACCCAGTTTTCCAGCGTATCCCTTGTTGCAGCCTTTGTACCGTAAGTGTCAAGCGGGTTGAAATTAGATTTTTCCATGTTTTTGACGCCGGAGCCGGAATAGAATGACTCGGATAACCATTCAATCTCTATAAAAGGATTTTCTACGGCCTGCTCCTGAAGGTATGGAGCAAGATCCATTCCAGCTAGCTGAAGAATATGAAGGGACTGTTTCAGCTCGGGGGTTATGAACAGTTTTACGTGCTGCTCCTGATTCAGTCGATATGCCATCTGCATATGATACATCCCTCCCGTGATCCAGGTATTTTTCATCAACAAAGCAATATTCATGCCAACGTAAAGAAATGCAGATGTTCATCCCGAACCTATTTATCTCTCTAAAAAGACAAAGCTCGAGAAATAAATCGTGATGCATAATTTAAAAGGGAGGAACTTATGATCATAAATTAAAAAGCCCGCTATTCATGCGGACTTTTAAACAAATACATTCATGTTACTTGACATTTATTAAGATTCTCTGATCAGGTAAATAACCGTGCCCGACCTCTTTGCAATTTCATTCATTAAATATTCCGCCTGAATCATCTATGATCCGGCTATTTTTCCTCCCCTTGGCTGGCTGCTGTTGGCGTCCGGTTCGACGGTGATGCCGATTTGATCAAAAGTCTGACCTTTGTTCCTGGATAGCTTTGATTGGCTGCTTTTAAGGGAATGGCCGTTAAAATTTCAATGGGGATATTTTCGGCATGGCGATTTTTCCCTTGCACATTCACTATTACAAGACCAATAATCGCGAGCAACAAGACGGCCACGATACTGGCTGAAACAGGAGTGAACTGGCTTTTGAGCATCATGGCAAGCTTGCTTATCTTAGATATGATTGTTTCCGTACCACTTTTCCTTTTGTGATCAAAAAACGGCTGCATCCTTTTATTTCTGGGATTTATTTTATATAAGCATTACTTACCAGCGCATCGGTAATCACAGGGGTTGGAATGATGAATTCAACCACGCCCATATAACCTGGCGAAACTTCATACTCATCAAAACGCCATTGGACGATTCTGTTAGGTTCTAGCCGATCGTTTGCATAATCCGTAAAATAGTGACAAAGTTTAACAGGATTTACGACGGCATCAAAAACTTTGGAAATTGGTTTCGCTATCCGGGTGTCGATCGAGCACTATAATCCATTCTATTCCCTCCCAATTCGTTATCGCCTTCTGGTGATCTGATAAGAGGTTCAGTGTCCATTATTCGGGGGTTAGACCGATGTCCGGCCTCAAACTCAGGTGTCCCTATTTACGCTACTCTCTAGTATTACTTTGACTGGTTTGCATTCCCAATTATTACATGGACCTTCACTAACACTGCAGGCCGATATACATACAATAGCATCCATTTCAGCCTTTAGAATAATTCGATCACCGGGTTTTGACAGCGGCGGTTCTATCATTATCTTTTTCTCTGAAGTAACGCTTGTATTCATAAAAATGTTCATTGGTTGCAAAGTGTTAAAATAGGGAACTCCAAGCTCCTGCAAATTTTGATTGATATTATCGAAGCAATTGCTATGCCTTTTTCCATTATTGAAAAAATATTCGTACGTTTCCGGCCTGCAACAAGGAAACATCATATCATGTACACCGACATCATCTTGTATAATGGTGAACATAGGTCGGTACAAGTTTGTATATAGAGTATCATTTTTCGTAATAAGTAATGACTCTTTACAATCAACAGTTACTCCTGCTGAGAAAAACTCATTATAATTGTTAGCGTTAACTGCAAAAAAATCTGCAACTTGTTTTCCCTCAATATCAATGACTGAAATAGTCTCTCCTTTTTGTACTTCAAAGGCTCGCCCCGTTTGTTTTTCAATTATGTATTCTTTCATCAAATTCACCTTTCTCAATTGGATTTAAACTTTTCCGAAAATGAAAACCGCCTTTTCGATAAGGCAGTAAACATTAGCTTCTTCAGAAATACAGTAATGCCCAGGATCGCTAAGGCACTCATGCCAGCAATCAGCAGAAAAGGAGCCCGCCAGCCATATGCGTTGCCGATTAGCATTCCGATTGGAACTCCCAGAACGAGCGAGCCACTGATGCCAATATAAATAATGCCGAGCGCTCGACCTTTGTGTGAAGGAGACGCAAGCCGAGGGGCTAGCGTAATGGACAAGACAATGATGATCGCTCCACTCATGGCAGACAATACGCGAGCGAATAAGATAAGGTGGTAACTCGAACTAAAAGCAATCATCAAATTAGATAATAAGAATGCTCCCAAGCTGATGAGGTATAACGTCTTTCGTTCCAACTTGGCAGTAAGATTCATAAGAATCGGAGCCGATAATGCGAACGCCATGGAGAACGCAGTAATAAACTGCCCCGCGGCACTAACGGAAATGTGCAAATCCACAGTTATCAGATCCAATACCCCTCCTACGATAAGCTCGACCGTACCGACGACAAAGGCGACAGCGGCTAGCAATAAGACACGCAAATTCATTCAGACACATCCTATATCATTAAATCGTAAGTGACAGTTTACTCATATGTTAACAACTTGTAGCATCAAGATTTGTTATTGAAGGAACACGGTCACTAAAATCCAAAATGATCGCTATTTCCTAAAGATCAGGCTGCAAACCTCTTGATCGCATCCATATAAAAAGAATCAAGAAACTCAGCCTTTGCATGTTCATACCCTGGGTTGACTTCAGACCAAATGCTTGTTAAGACCAAACGAGTTGCATCTACTTTAGGCATAAGCTTAAAAGCATATCGCAGGTTACGGACTCATGATTCTCGTTATAAGCTAGGGCGGGATGTTGTTCATATTCAGGAATTCCTCGCTATAAGCATCCTGATAAAAACCTGCTTCTTCAAATCCTCCCGGAATGGCCAAGGCATCAAATTCATCTTCATCAACCTCATCTATATGGAAGGTCCTCATCTATATGGAAGGTCCTAATCTATTTGACTATCGTTCGCCGTTAGCGCAATGCGGCGGCTGATCTTTGCCGGTAGCAGTGTTTTAGTTTATTTATTAAGCTATCGTGTCCCGTTAGCTGAATACATCTTTATTACTTTTCTGCTAATTGCTTTATTTTGTCTAAAGTCTCTTCCCAGTTTTTATCCGAGTGCTCATACATCGTTGGTGTTGAAAAGTTACGGTGTGTTAAAGTAAGTGATGTACTATCATGATTATCAAATAATTGGAACGAAATAATTGAGTAATTTTCTGGAGTGTCTGGAGTTCCCGAAAACCCACTCCAATAATCATAAGAAAAAGTGTCCAGTTCCTTGAATTTCAATACATGTCCCTTATCGGTAAAGTTTTTTCCATCCCATGAAAATGAAAATGTGATCGGACTCTCTTCTCTCCAATCTGTTTTAATATGTACACCTAGCCAATCTCTAATATAATCAGGATTAGTTAATACGTTCCAAACAACTTCCTTACTTGCACTAATATCTCTGGTTTTTTCAATAATCAAATCCATTGAACTCGTCCTCCTAATACGTTTTTACGAACATTTGTTCTATAATAATTGTAGTCATAGGTGTAAATAATGTCAATTATTTCCTCTGTATTGCTCCGCTATCCTGCCCGTTCGTATTATGAGGTCACCAGAACTTTCTGGTCGACCTCCTTTTTGTGTGGTCATAAGATTGAGGTAGCCGGGGATCGAACGTTTCTGCCCGTGGGACTCAGATCCCGAAAGCTATTCTGTTCATCCCCCCTACTTGTTAAACCATGATTAGGCTATATAGATGGCACTAAAGGATTTACAATTGGCAGCTATGTAAAAGCATACCGTGCAAAGGGTCTGAGTGGTCTGGAACTTGGTGAGTCTCCGAGTCGTCCTTCATTTCTGACGAAGGAACAAGAGGAACAGGTACGTAAACTTCTTGTGGACCATAGGCCTTCCGACGTCGGATTTCCATGCGAGATGAATTGGACAGCTCCTTTGCTTCGGGACTGGATCCAGCGTAAGTTTAACATAAAGTATTCAGAGCACGGAACGCGCAAATTGCTGCATCTGCTTGGCTTCAGCTTTACAAAACCGACGTATACACTAGCTCTTGCTGATTCCGAAAAACAAGAACAATTCAAGCAAGACTTTGAGACGGTAAAAAAATTGATTCAGCGCGAAATTGATCGAATCCTGTTTCAAGATGAGTCAATGATTCGGGACTATCAGGCACTAGCCCATACTTGGTTCCCTAAGGGACAACAAAAGATAGTTCCTACTTACGGCAAGCATCGCGGTGTCAAACTGATAGGTACGCTAGATTATGAAAGCGGCGAAGTATTTTGCATCGAAGAAGAACAGTACGATGCAAATGTATTTCTAGCCTTCCTTAAGCAAGTAGTTGCTCGCTATCCCGGAGAAAAGATTGTGATGGTCCTAGACAACGCCCGAATTCATCACGCCAAATTAATTCAACCTTTCTTAAATGAACACTCTGGTCGCTTACAACTGATGTTCCTCCCGCCTTATAGCCCGCAACTCAATTTAATTGAAGGACTCTGGGGATGGCTAAAGAAATCTGTGATCCACAATGTCTTTTACCACACCGTTGCAGAAATTCGTACAGCCGTCCAAAATTTTATTTCAGAGATTAACAAAACACCAATGGAAACAGTAGACAGGCTTTGTATTCAAATATAAATCTTTAGTGCCGTCTATATAGGAGTCATTTCAAGGAATAACGGTTATTTATGCAAATCAAAACCCTTTAGTAATCTATCTACTTGATTTTTCTTGCCTCGTAATCCTATTCCAACAAGATTCAGTTCATCTGTTTTGAATTTTGCGACCACTGCACGATTATCCTCATCATTATAGGTATTAAACAATTCTTTGGTGTATATTGTAGTAACTACGTCTTTTGTTAGAGCTTTTTGTAATAGCTCATTCATAAGTCCGCCAGTAGAAGAATATATCACAATT
Encoded proteins:
- the rpoN gene encoding RNA polymerase factor sigma-54, which codes for MQMAYRLNQEQHVKLFITPELKQSLHILQLAGMDLAPYLQEQAVENPFIEIEWLSESFYSGSGVKNMEKSNFNPLDTYGTKAATRDTLENWVMHQFRMTDYSLEQFKAFSYLAGNLNEAGYLAVSMKEAAQKLNLPSDVMETALRTLQSLDPPGVGGRTLQECLTIQIERDPQAIKGALEVVSGYLQDLSKGRTDKISKELNIEPLQVSRILTYIRTLNPRPGLAFVADEEQNIIVDAHVYMNSNQFVIELNHRDHVKVSVNKEYLHMVGGLNDIAVSRFYEEKIKEAHWLLRSLNQRNQTLLKVITAIVEEQAGFMNGTASGIRPMTLRNIAQKLDLHESTVSRAVKNKYIRTPRGIFELKFFFSIGIQTNGGEDISAQNIKCMIKEMIHRENKRKPLSDQDITNRLNEKGICLSRRTVAKYREEEHILCSSLRRQTDETLNYG
- a CDS encoding DUF1989 domain-containing protein — encoded protein: MKEYIIEKQTGRAFEVQKGETISVIDIEGKQVADFFAVNANNYNEFFSAGVTVDCKESLLITKNDTLYTNLYRPMFTIIQDDVGVHDMMFPCCRPETYEYFFNNGKRHSNCFDNINQNLQELGVPYFNTLQPMNIFMNTSVTSEKKIMIEPPLSKPGDRIILKAEMDAIVCISACSVSEGPCNNWECKPVKVILESSVNRDT
- a CDS encoding MFS transporter, with the translated sequence MNLRVLLLAAVAFVVGTVELIVGGVLDLITVDLHISVSAAGQFITAFSMAFALSAPILMNLTAKLERKTLYLISLGAFLLSNLMIAFSSSYHLILFARVLSAMSGAIIIVLSITLAPRLASPSHKGRALGIIYIGISGSLVLGVPIGMLIGNAYGWRAPFLLIAGMSALAILGITVFLKKLMFTALSKRRFSFSEKFKSN
- a CDS encoding SRPBCC family protein produces the protein MDLIIEKTRDISASKEVVWNVLTNPDYIRDWLGVHIKTDWREESPITFSFSWDGKNFTDKGHVLKFKELDTFSYDYWSGFSGTPDTPENYSIISFQLFDNHDSTSLTLTHRNFSTPTMYEHSDKNWEETLDKIKQLAEK
- a CDS encoding IS630 family transposase, whose translation is MGSYVKAYRAKGLSGLELGESPSRPSFLTKEQEEQVRKLLVDHRPSDVGFPCEMNWTAPLLRDWIQRKFNIKYSEHGTRKLLHLLGFSFTKPTYTLALADSEKQEQFKQDFETVKKLIQREIDRILFQDESMIRDYQALAHTWFPKGQQKIVPTYGKHRGVKLIGTLDYESGEVFCIEEEQYDANVFLAFLKQVVARYPGEKIVMVLDNARIHHAKLIQPFLNEHSGRLQLMFLPPYSPQLNLIEGLWGWLKKSVIHNVFYHTVAEIRTAVQNFISEINKTPMETVDRLCIQI
- a CDS encoding DUF2000 domain-containing protein; amino-acid sequence: MEFDTKIKIVLRDDLEMWQKLNVTAFLMSGIAGTQNIIGQPYLDKDSAQYLPMSQQPIVIYSSTGGLMNELLQKALTKDVVTTIYTKELFNTYNDEDNRAVVAKFKTDELNLVGIGLRGKKNQVDRLLKGFDLHK